From a single Brassica oleracea var. oleracea cultivar TO1000 chromosome C5, BOL, whole genome shotgun sequence genomic region:
- the LOC106295846 gene encoding beta-glucosidase-like SFR2, chloroplastic translates to MSILTLLVKIAGLLGTITVGANAVSYSRFRRRNLRNFRSPIDESKEVLADFTSHEYNESKFFFGLATAPAHAEDDLDDAWIRFAKETPCSAEDEEDKKAKRKKKVKLAVGAITKGLAKNTQGKEDNTVADSTPTKNVAAWHNTPHAEVRLKFWSDPDQEVKLAKATGVTVFRMGVDWCRIMPKEPTQGIKEAVDYEAIEHYKWILNRVRSNGMKVMLTLFHHSLPPWAADYGGWKMEKTVDYFMDFTRLVVDSMFDLVDSWITFNEPHVFAMLTYMAGTWPGNNPDFLEMATSTLPMGVFHRVMHWMAVAHSKAYDYIHGKTSLEKPLVGVAHHVSFMRPYGLFDVGSVTFSNSLTMFSYIDSICEKLDFIGINYYGQEAVCGVGLKLVETDEYSESGRGVYPDGLYRVLLMFHQRYKHLNVPFIVTENGVSDETDVIRRPYMIEHLLALYAAMLKGVPVLGYIFWTISDNWEWADGYGPKFGLVAVDRANNLARTVRPSYHLFTKIVKSGKITRNDRSLAWEELQKAAKAGKVRPFYRAVDNHGLMYADGLDKPQGRQFVDRDWRFGHYQVDGLQDPLSRLARALLIWPVITKKKIRKVKVKHTDESGLALQPA, encoded by the exons ATGAGCATACTCACACTGCTTGTTAAAATCGCCGGACTTCTTGGCACGATCACCGTCGGCGCCAACGCAGTCTCCTACTCTCGTTTCCGTCGCCGGAACCTCCGGAACTTTCGCTCTCCAATCGACGAATCCAAAGAAGTCCTCGCCGATTTCACCTCCCACG AATACAATGAGAGCAAGTTCTTCTTTGGATTAGCTACTGCACCTGCTCACGCGGAGGACGATCTCGACGATGCATGGATCCGGTTTGCAAAGGAAACACCGTGTTCAGCGGAAGATGAAGAGGACAAGAAAGCAAAGAGGAAGAAGAAGGTTAAGCTTGCTGTGGGAGCTATAACGAAAGGGTTGGCCAAGAACACTCAGGGAAAAGAAGATAACACTGTTGCCGACAGTACACCCACTAAGAATGTAGCCGCGTGGCATAACACACCTCACGC AGAAGTCAGACTTAAGTTTTGGTCGGATCCTGACCAAGAAGTGAAGCTAGCTAAAGCTACTGGCGTTACTGTCTTCAGGATGGGAGTAGATTGGTGTAGGATCATGCCAAAAGAGCCTACCCAAGGGATTAAGGAAGCA GTTGACTATGAGGCCATTGAACACTATAAATGGATACTCAACAGAGTTCGTTCAAACGGGATGAAGGTGATGCTAACGCTGTTTCATCATTCATTACCACCATGGGCTGCTGATTACGGTGGATGGAAAATGGAGAAGACCGTCGACTACTTTATGGACTTCACCAG GCTTGTTGTGGATTCCATGTTCGATTTGGTAGATTCTTGGATTACATTCAATGAACCCCATGTCTTCGCCATGCTTACTTACATGGCCGGAACTTGGCCCGGTAACAACCCTGATTTTTTGGAGATGGCTACATCTACTCTACCAATGGGTGTATTCCATCGAGTCATGCATTGGATGGCTGTTGCTCACTCAAAGGCCTATGACTACATCCACGGGAAAAC CTCCTTGGAAAAACCTTTGGTAGGGGTTGCGCACCACGTGTCCTTTATGCGACCGTATGGCCTCTTTGATGTTGGGTCCGTTACTTTTAGTAACTCCCTCACTATGTTTTCATATATTGATAGCATTTGTGAGAAACTTGATTTCATTGGCATCAACTACTACGGACAG GAAGCAGTGTGTGGTGTTGGACTAAAGCTTGTAGAGACTGATGAATACAGTGAATCTGGAAGAGGGGTATACCCTGATGGTCTCTACCGCGTGTTGTTGATGTTCCACCAGAGATACAAACACCTGAACGTTCCTTTCATCGTCACAGAGAACGGTGTTTCTGATGAAACGGATGTGATTCGTCGGCCTTACATGATCGAGCATCTTCTTGCCCTTTATGCTGCAATGCTAAAG GGTGTTCCGGTGCTCGGTTACATATTCTGGACTATTTCAGACAACTGGGAATGGGCTGATGGGTATGGTCCAAAATTTGGACTTGTTGCGGTTGACCGAGCTAATAATCTTGCTCGGACCGTTCGGCCATCGTACCATCTCTTTACCAAG ATAGTGAAAAGCGGAAAAATCACTCGTAATGATCGGTCTCTTGCATGGGAAGAACTCCAAAAAGCTGCGAAAGCAGGAAAGGTACGACCGTTCTACCGTGCAGTTGATAATCATGGTCTGATGTACGCAG ATGGTCTGGACAAGCCTCAAGGGAGACAGTTTGTTGACCGTGACTGGCGGTTTGGTCACTACCAAGTGGATGGTCTTCAAGACCCGCTGAGTCGCTTGGCTCGAGCTCTTCTCATATGGCCGGTCATCACGAAAAAGAAGATAAGAAAAGTCAAGGTTAAGCACACCGATGAGTCAGGGCTTGCTCTACAGCCCGCGTAG
- the LOC106295283 gene encoding alkaline/neutral invertase C, mitochondrial, which produces MMMNNRSCICVSAVKPCCRFLISFKRSSLFGLSPLINSSKLRSRKIDARSIRSGVNCRRIALDRNAFCDSESTSWGGAGSRVIIGRASIGRGRGRGRGVLVIPRVASDFRNQSTSSLGSHVNKDKSFEGIFVKPLVFKELEQTEEIPKKESGGDEDAKFGNVGVKGETERVVSQSEAEREAWKLLRGAVVNYCGFPVGTVAANDPGDKQKTLNYDQVFIRDFVPSAYAFLLDGDGEIVRNFLLQTLQLQSWEKTVDCHSPGPGLMPASFKVKSVPLEGNDGSFEECLDADFGESAIGRVSPVDSGLWWIILLRAYGKLTGDYTLQERIDVQTGIKLILKLCLADGFDMFPTLLVTDGSCMIDRRMGIHGHPLEIQALFYSSLRCAREMLNVNDETKNLVAAVNSRLSALSFHIREYYWVDIKKINEIYRYNTEEYSAEATNKFNIYPEQIPSWLVDWIPNRGGYFIGNLQPAHMDFRFFTLGNLWAVVSSLGSQEQNEGVMALIEEKWDDLVANMPLKICFPALEQEEWRIITGSDPKNTPWSYHNGGSWPTLLWQFTLACIKMGKLDLAKKAVAVAEKRLKEDQWPEYYDTRSGRFVGKQSRLYQTWTIAGFLASKKLIEQPEKASLLFWEEDYQLLETCVCGLNKSSGKKKNKCSRFTPPRS; this is translated from the exons ATGATGATGAACAACAGGAGCTGTATCTGTGTCTCAGCGGTGAAACCCTGTTGTAGATTTCTCATTAGTTTCAAAAGATCGTCCCTTTTCGGGTTATCTCCCCTGATCAATTCGTCGAAACTACGGAGTAGGAAGATTGATGCCAGAAGTATTAGATCTGGTGTTAATTGCCGTCGGATAGCATTGGATCGGAATGCTTTTTGTGATTCTGAGTCCACTAGCTGGGGAGGAGCAGGGTCTAGAGTTATAATAGGTAGAGCTAGTATAGGACGAGGACGAGGAAGAGGGAGGGGTGTTTTAGTAATTCCCCGTGTAGCTTCCGACTTTAGGAACCAGTCGACGTCTTCCTTAGGCTCTCATGTAAATAAAGATAAGAGCTTTGAGGGTATCTTCGTGAAGCCGCTGGTTTTCAAGGAGCTTGAACAAACCGAAGAGATACCCAAAAAGGAAAGTGGTGGTGATGAAGATGCTAAATTTGGAAATGTGGGTGTGAAAGGAGAAACGGAGCGGGTTGTGAGCCAGAGCGAGGCTGAGAGAGAGGCGTGGAAGCTGCTTCGCGGCGCGGTGGTGAATTACTGCGGGTTCCCTGTGGGGACTGTGGCGGCTAATGATCCAGGGGATAAGCAGAAGACGTTGAACTATGATCAGGTGTTTATTCGTGACTTTGTTCCTTCGGCTTATGCGTTCTTGCTTGATGGGGATGGGGAGATTGTAAGGAACTTTCTACTTCAGACGTTGCAGTTGCAG AGCTGGGAGAAAACAGTGGACTGTCACAGCCCTGGCCCAGGGCTAATGCCAGCGAGTTTTAAAGTTAAATCTGTGCCACTTGAAGGCAACGATGGCTCCTTTGAGGAATGTTTAGATGCAGACTTTGGTGAATCAGCCATTGGACGTGTTAGCCCTGTCGACTCTG GCTTGTGGTGGATCATATTGCTGAGAGCTTATGGAAAGCTCACTGGCGACTACACCTTGCAAGAGAGAATCGATGTTCAAACAGGGATCAAGCTGATCCTCAAGCTATGCCTAGCTGACGGCTTTGACATGTTCCCAACTCTTCTCGTAACCGATGGATCATGCATGATCGATAGAAGAATGGGCATTCATGGTCACCCACTCGAAATCCAA GCATTATTCTACTCATCCCTCCGCTGCGCTAGAGAGATGCTCAACGTGAACGATGAAACAAAAAACTTAGTAGCTGCCGTCAACAGTCGCCTAAGTGCCTTATCATTCCACATCAGAGAGTACTACTGGGTCGACATCAAGAAGATAAACGAGATTTATCGTTACAACACCGAGGAGTATTCAGCGGAGGCGACCAACAAGTTCAACATCTATCCAGAGCAGATCCCTTCATGGCTTGTGGACTGGATCCCCAACAGAGGCGGTTACTTCATAGGAAACCTCCAGCCTGCTCACATGGATTTCAGATTCTTCACGCTTGGGAACCTCTGGGCTGTTGTTTCGTCTCTTGGAAGCCAAGAGCAGAACGAAGGAGTCATGGCGTTGATCGAAGAGAAATGGGATGATCTTGTTGCTAACATGCCTCTCAAGATCTGTTTTCCTGCTCTAGAGCAGGAGGAGTGGAGAATCATCACTGGCTCTGATCCAAAGAACAC GCCTTGGTCATATCATAATGGTGGATCCTGGCCAACTCTTCTCTGGCAG TTCACATTGGCTTGTATCAAGATGGGGAAGCTAGACCTGGCGAAGAAAGCAGTTGCTGTAGCAGAGAAGAGGCTCAAGGAAGACCAGTGGCCTGAGTATTACGACACGAGAAGCGGGAGATTCGTGGGGAAGCAGTCAAGGCTTTACCAGACTTGGACTATCGCAGGTTTCTTGGCTTCTAAGAAACTCATAGAACAACCTGAGAAAGCCTCGCTCTTGTTTTGGGAAGAGGACTATCAGCTGCTCGAGACTTGTGTCTGTGGTCTCAACAAAAGCAGCGGAAAGAAGAAGAACAAGTGTTCGCGTTTCACACCCCCGAGATCTTAG